The Apium graveolens cultivar Ventura chromosome 11, ASM990537v1, whole genome shotgun sequence genome has a window encoding:
- the LOC141696517 gene encoding uncharacterized protein LOC141696517 produces the protein MESDRSWIGRSRFNEAKYITEEYKVGVDNFIKFAIEHLEEEDNGLIRCPCKDCRNIYYKQPSTVKIHLYRHGIMQWYIRWDCHGEKEMSWNEAGTSYINTGCKDDDMHDAHDDAFEDCEDFEEEPNEIAKQFYKMVNTASEPIYPNNANLTTLEFVMKLLHWKNKHNCSNNGFDDLLRLIGSILPDDHKLPENYYTVRKMIKGLNMEYEKIDACENYCMLFYKEHSKKKKCDICKEDRYKVQKDPKKQKIPRKILRYFPITMRLQRLFMAEKTAKCMRWYHNRIAVEGELSHPADGDEWKQFDRRFQRFSKEIRNVRLGLSTDGFDPFRDKHAREYTVWPVVVIVYNLPPSMCTKAPYMFMPLLIPGPTDPTKDLHVYLRPLIDELKLLWHTGVETYDMFSRTNFMMKAALLWTISDFPALAMLSGWSTKGKLACPVCMGEVKGKQLKHGGKTTFYGTARLFLEPDDPLRRSTRFGRVETRSVCARHSGSRAKVMCEQIQFPPPGKSSKKKPKDYGVTHNWTHSSPFFELPYWETLSLRHSIDIMHTEKNVFDNIFYTILDDSKKSKDKTKSRKDCQELGVHRELWIQDNGIKPHAPYVLSSEQVQKLYKWIVSLKLPDGYASNISRCVNWKKNCIRGMKSHDCHVFMQKMLPIVCRDLLPKHVSDPIIELCNFFQDLCSSSLKYTDLEKMERDIVTIMSKLETVFTPSLFDPMEHLPLHLATECKLGGPANGRWMYFIERYLHNLKLKVGNKARAEGSMAQRYIEEECVHFCTLYFDSKNGLMHNQLRRNEAPQMFHNANLLEVYTYPTHPSLRTRDRILSCDEYELVAYYVLINSPEVGKYLRGFQKLVQRQYPHLNDAEKEQFQKEQLKDWLERRVQDDEELNKKFIDLIRGPLYKVESYKACKCNGYKFDCVNANELTSPNSGVVVIGTSYEEHYGNYYGRIEEILKLFYQNGHQVIIFKCHWFDHTTHVKVDKHRMTTVDVKSKLNAEDVFVLASQAHQVYYAPNISNAKSSWYTILTTKRRLVDESVSIQEKTGMNDDALQNEVSNASSSHVERVIIRDPSNFFVDLRMFENDYSVDYNNEEESERDKEDGEEDEDEDKNEDEDDLSDNDDLV, from the exons ATGGAATCCGATCGTAGTTGGATAGGTCGTAGTCGATTTAATGAAGCAAAATACATAACGGAAGAATATAAAGTTGGTGTGGATAATTTCATTAAATTTGCTATTGAGCATCTTGAAGAAGAAGATAATGGCCTTATAAGATGTCCGTGCAAAGATTGTCGTAATATATACTACAAGCAACCTAGTACCGTGAAAATACATTTATATCGACATGGTATCATGCAATGGTATATTAGATGGGATTGTCACGGGGAGAAAGAAATGTCATGGAACGAGGCCGGAACAAGTTATATTAACACGGGCTGCAAAGATGATGATATGCATGATGCACATGATGATGCCTTCGAAGATTGTGAGGATTTTGAGGAAGAACCGAATGAAATAGCAAAACAATTTTACAAGATGGTGAATACTGCATCAGAACCAATTTATCCGAACAATGCCAATCTTACAACGCTGGAGTTTGTAATGAAGCTGCTTCATTGGAAAAACAAGCATAATTGTAGTAACAATGGTTTTGATGACTTGCTTCGCCTCATTGGATCAATACTGCCTGATGATCATAAATTGCCTGAGAATTACTACACCGTGCGAAAGATGATTAAAGGATTGAATATGGAGTATGAAAAGATTGATGCTTGTGAGAATTATTGTATGTTATTTTACAAGGAACATAGCAAAAAGAAAAAGTGTGATATATGCAAAGAAGACCGATACAAAGTgcaaaaagatcctaaaaaaCAAAAGATCCCTCGAAAAATCTTGCGTTACTTTCCTATTACCATGAGATTGCAGCGTTTATTCATGGCGGAGAAGACTGCAAAATGTATGAGATGGTACCATAATAGAATTGCAGTTGAAGGTGAATTAAGTCACCCGGCAGATGGAGATGAATGGAAACAATTTGATCGAAGATTTCAAAGATTTTCAAAAGAGATTCGGAATGTCAGACTCGGGCTCTCTACTGATGGATTTGACCCCTTTCGCGATAAGCACGCTAGGGAGTATACAGTATGGCCTGTGGTGGTTATTGTGTACAACCTTCCCCCATCCATGTGTACTAAGGCTCCATACATGTTTATGCCTCTTCTCATTCCTGGACCGACGGATCCAACAAAAGACTTACATGTTTATCTCAGGCCATTAATTGATGAATTAAAATTGTTGTGGCATACTGGAGTGGAAACATATGACATGTTCTCACGTACAAATTTTATGATGAAGGCGGCACTTTTGTGGACAATTAGTGACTTTCCTGCACTTGCCATGCTTAGCGGGTGGTCCACTAAAGGTAAGTTGGCATGTCCAGTTTGCATGGGAGAGGTCAAAGGTAAGCAACTCAAACATGGTGGTAAAACAACATTTTATGGAACTGCTCGGTTGTTTTTGGAGCCAGATGATCCTCTCAGAAGGAGTACGAGATTTGGAAGAGTTGAGACACGATCAGTTTGTGCTCGACATTCAGGGTCACGTGCAAAGGTCATGTGTGAGCAAATACAGTTTCCCCCACCGGGAAAGTCATCGAAGAAAAAACCAAAAGATTATGGTGTGACACATAATTGGACTCACAGTTCTCCATTTTTTGAGCTTCCATATTGGGAGACACTCAGCCTTCGTCATAGCATTGACATTATGCACACCGAAAAGAATGTATTTGATAATATTTTCTACACAATTCTTGATGATTCGAAGAAGTCTAAAGATAAAACCAAATCAAGAAAGGATTGTCAAGAGTTAGGTGTACACCGTGAGTTGTGGATTCAAGATAATGGTATAAAACCACATGCACCATATGTACTTTCGAGTGAACAAGTTCAAAAGTTGTATAAGTGGATAGTCTCATTGAAACTCCCAGACGGGTATGCCTCAAACATATCTAGGTGTGTGAATTGGAAGAAAAATTGCATTCGTGGGATGAAATCACACGATTGTCACGTCTTCATGCAAAAAATGTTGCCTATCGTTTGTCGTGATCTACTTCCGAAACATGTGTCTGATCCTATCATTGAATTGTGCAACTTCTTTCAAGATTTATGCTCGTCTAGTCTCAAATACACAGATTTAGAGAAAATGGAGAGAGATATAGTGACAATAATGTCTAAGCTTGAAACTGTCTTTACTCCTAGTCTTTTTGATCCCATGGAGCATTTGCCACTGCATTTAGCAACTGAGTGTAAGTTGGGTGGCCCAGCCAATGGGCGTTGGATGTATTTTATTGAAAGATACTTGCACAACTTAAAATTGAAGGTTGGAAATAAAGCTCGAGCGGAGGGTTCAATGGCACAACGCTACATTGAGGAAGAATGTGTACACTTTTGTACGTTATATTTTGATTCCAAGAATGGATTGATGCATAATCAATTACGTCGAAATGAGGCCCCTCAAATGTTTCATAATGCCAATTTGTTAGAAGTTTACACATATCCGACACATCCTAGTCTACGAACTAGAGATAGAATCTTGAGTTGTGATGAATATGAACTCGTGGCATACTATGTTCTTATTAATTCGCCGGAGGTTGGAAAGTACTTGAG GGGTTTTCAAAAGTTGGTACAACGACAATACCCACATTTGAATGATGCGGAAAAGGAACAATTTCAAAAAGAACAATTAAAAGATTGGCTCGAAAGAAGG GTACAAGATGACGAAGAGCTCAACAAGAAATTTATAGACCTAATAAGAGGTCCGTTGTATAAAGTGGAGTCTTATAAAGCATGCAAGTGCAATGGTTACAAATTTGATTGTGTAAATGCTAATGAGCTCACTTCACCAAATTCCGGTGTTGTTGTCATTG GGACTTCTTACGAAGAACATTATGGTAACTACTATGGAAGGATagaagaaattttaaaactcttttatcaaaatggGCATCAAGTGATCATCTTCAAATGTCATTGGTTTGATCACACGACACATGTGAAAGTCGATAAACACCGGATGACTACCGTAGATGTTAAATCAAAACTAAATGCCGAAGACGTGTTTGTGTTGGCTAGCCAAGCTCATCAAGTATACTATGCACCAAACATTTCTAATGCAAAATCATCATGGTACACGATTTTAACAACAAAGAGGCGACTAGTTGATGAAAGTGTGTCAATTCAAGAAAAAACCGGGATGAATGATGATGCTTTACAAAATGAAGTGTCAAATGCTTCATCATCGCATGTTGAAAGAGTTATTATTCGTGATCCCTCAAATTTTTTTGTTGACTTGAGAATGTTTGAAAATGACTATTCGGTAGATTACAACAATGAAGAAGAAAGTGAAAGAGATAAAGAAGATGGAGAAGAAGACGAAGACGAAGACAAAAATGAGGATGAAGATGACTTGAGCGATAATGATGATTTAGtgtaa
- the LOC141695030 gene encoding oxoglutarate-dependent flavonoid 7-O-demethylase 1-like, whose protein sequence is MEVAKGTVLGRSLQVPSVYELAKEKISAVPSRYVRSDQEPIFSSSNPELEVPVIDMDILLDGDVMDTELNKLHHACKDWGFFQLINHGVSDSLLDQVKTEVAEFFKLPLEEKKKFGQLDGDVEGYGQAFVVSNEQKLDWADMFYMITLPADLRKPHLMPQLPLPFRTAIEAELKSLAMKILKFMAKALKNEP, encoded by the exons ATGGAAGTAGCAAAAGGAACAGTTCTAGGGAGGTCTCTCCAAGTACCTTCAGTCTATGAACTAGCTAAGGAAAAGATTTCTGCAGTACCATCCCGATACGTACGTTCCGATCAAGAACCTATTTTTTCCAGCTCCAATCCTGAACTTGAAGTCCCTGTAATCGATATGGATATCTTACTTGACGGAGATGTTATGGACACTGAGCTAAATAAATTGCACCATGCGTGTAAAGACTGGGGTTTCTTTCAG CTGATAAATCACGGGGTCAGCGATTCATTATTGGATCAAGTGAAAACTGAGGTTGCAGAGTTCTTTAAGCTGCCActtgaagaaaagaaaaagtttGGTCAATTAGACGGAGATGTAGAAGGATATGGACAAGCATTCGTAGTGTCAAATGAGCAGAAGCTTGACTGGGCCGACATGTTTTACATGATCACCCTCCCTGCCGATCTAAGAAAACCTCACTTAATGCCACAACTCCCTCTTCCATTCAG AACTGCCATAGAGGCGGAGTTGAAAAGCTTGGCCATGAAAATTCTTAAATTCATGGCAAAAGCTCTTAAAAATGAACCCTGA